The DNA sequence CCGGGATCGTTCCAGAAGTAGAGCGGCATGGAGGGGAAGGGCGGATGGCAGACGAGTTCCCCCTTCTGGCCAGTGACGGGCTGCCCTTCGTCGTTGAAGACCTCGACACGCATGCCGAGGCCGCGCACCTGAATTTCGCCACGATAGACCGGGCCGACCGGATTGCCGAGGGCGAAGCAGGAGATGATGTCGGTGCCGCCGGAGATGGAGGAGACCTGGATGTCGGGGTGGATGTTGGAGTAGATGTACTCCCAGCTTTCGACGGGGAGCGGCGAGCCGGTGGACAGGACGGTACGCAGTGCCGAGAGGTCGTGGGTGGAGCGTGGCGACAGCTCGGCCTTTTGCATGAGCATCAGGTACTTCGCACTGGTTCCGAAGATGGTGACGCCGCTGGCGGCGGCCATGTCCCACAGGACGTCCTGGCGCGGATGCACGGGCGAGCCGTCGTAGAGTATGACGCAGGCCCCCGTGGCGAGGACACTGACCAGCCAGTTCCACATCATCCAGCCACAAGTGGTGTGGTAGAAGACGCGGTCGTTCGGCTTCACATCGGTGTGGAGGACGTGTTCCTTCAGATGCTGGATGAGCGTGCCGCCCGCGCCGTGGACCATGCACTTGGGCAGGCCAGTGGTGCCGGAGGAGTAGAGGATGTAGAGCGGGTGCTCGAAAGGCAGTTGGGCGAAGACAAGAGGCTTCGGTGCATAGAACGCGATCTCGTCCTGCCAGCGCAGGGCGTGCGGGATGGCGGTGAGGTCCGGGTGCGGATCGTCCAGGGTGACGACGATGGTGAGTCTGAGAGTGGGTAGCCCTCTGACGATCGCCGCCAGCTTTGTGAGTGTGTCGAGGCGTTTGCCGTTGTACTGGACGCCATCGGCGGCGATCAGGATTTTGGGTTCGATCTGGCCGAAGCGGTCGAGCACGCCCTGCACGCCGAAGTCGGGGGAGCAGGAGGACCAGATGGCGCCGAGGCTAGCTGTGGCGAGCATGGCGATGACGGTCTCGGGAATGTTGGGGAGCCAGGCGGCAACGCGGTCACCGGCGCTCACGCCTGAAGCTTGCAGGGCCTGGGCGAAGCGCGACACCTGCTGGTGGAGTTCGTGATGCGTGAAGGCGCGGCGCTGGCCGCTCTCGTTCCAGGCGATGATGGCGGGCGA is a window from the uncultured Paludibaculum sp. genome containing:
- a CDS encoding acetoacetate--CoA ligase, with the translated sequence MIWRPSLRRVARTNLDRFMAGHRDYDSLWRWSIENRDEFWTAIWRFCGVKASHTYTAVTEPAEGVRQVSWFPGARLNFAENLLRYNDDSPAIIAWNESGQRRAFTHHELHQQVSRFAQALQASGVSAGDRVAAWLPNIPETVIAMLATASLGAIWSSCSPDFGVQGVLDRFGQIEPKILIAADGVQYNGKRLDTLTKLAAIVRGLPTLRLTIVVTLDDPHPDLTAIPHALRWQDEIAFYAPKPLVFAQLPFEHPLYILYSSGTTGLPKCMVHGAGGTLIQHLKEHVLHTDVKPNDRVFYHTTCGWMMWNWLVSVLATGACVILYDGSPVHPRQDVLWDMAAASGVTIFGTSAKYLMLMQKAELSPRSTHDLSALRTVLSTGSPLPVESWEYIYSNIHPDIQVSSISGGTDIISCFALGNPVGPVYRGEIQVRGLGMRVEVFNDEGQPVTGQKGELVCHPPFPSMPLYFWNDPGEAKYRAAYFERFPGVWRHGDWAELTARGGVIISGRSDTTLNPGGVRIGTAEIYRQVDQIDEVLESLVIGHTIDNDVQIVLFVKLRPGVELDDELKRRICLSIREGTSPHHVPRYVFQVSDLPRTVSGKLSEVAVRDMIQGRPVTNANALANPESLADFERLRF